From a region of the Caldisericota bacterium genome:
- a CDS encoding dihydroorotate dehydrogenase electron transfer subunit, producing the protein MENPRDINSILTKGKIIEQVNLSNNYHKIKIKAPQIPQEAKPGQFVMLSKWKIKELFLKRPFSFYNIEPNLGTFDILYKNIGKGTQILAESKIGDLVELIGPLGNGFNIPENTRKVAVVARGIGVAPLIPLMLESKKRGIEIYSFLSAQTENLLLCSNKIESISRETFYTTDDGTKGAKGKVTGFLEKILKEIVVDVVYTCGSKRLAKHIRNLQKKYNFLAFVSLEEHMACGIGTCKGCVRKTKYGYKRVCKEGPVFPVEEVIFND; encoded by the coding sequence GTGGAAAATCCCAGAGATATAAATTCAATACTGACTAAAGGAAAAATAATTGAACAGGTTAATTTAAGTAATAATTATCATAAGATAAAAATAAAAGCTCCTCAAATTCCTCAAGAAGCTAAACCGGGGCAATTTGTTATGTTGTCTAAATGGAAAATTAAAGAACTTTTTTTAAAGAGGCCATTTAGTTTTTACAATATTGAACCCAACTTAGGCACATTTGATATTCTTTATAAAAACATAGGTAAGGGCACACAGATTCTAGCTGAATCAAAAATAGGTGATTTAGTAGAATTAATAGGCCCTCTTGGAAATGGATTTAATATTCCCGAAAATACACGCAAGGTCGCTGTAGTTGCCCGGGGCATAGGAGTTGCTCCGTTAATTCCACTAATGTTAGAAAGTAAAAAAAGGGGAATTGAGATTTATAGTTTTCTATCTGCTCAGACGGAAAATTTACTTTTATGTAGTAATAAGATTGAATCTATTTCTAGAGAAACATTTTACACTACAGATGACGGTACAAAGGGGGCAAAGGGGAAAGTCACTGGTTTTTTAGAGAAAATATTAAAAGAAATAGTAGTTGATGTTGTTTATACTTGCGGATCAAAAAGGCTTGCTAAGCACATAAGAAATTTACAAAAAAAATATAATTTTTTAGCATTTGTAAGCCTAGAAGAACATATGGCCTGTGGTATAGGTACCTGCAAAGGATGTGTTCGCAAAACTAAATACGGTTATAAAAGGGTTTGTAAGGAAGGACCTGTTTTTCCAGTTGAAGAGGTAATTTTTAATGACTAA
- a CDS encoding dihydroorotate dehydrogenase codes for MTKEVSLEIDLGHLHLKNPIMPASGTFDVRCTLLNENELNRLGAVVVKSIAFKEREGNSEPRTCETDCGLLNAVGVPSKGVEYFIKEELPLLKKANNIIIVSLLGNSVEDFCNLAEYLNKIEEISALEINLSCPNLNNGIPFGVNEDKLYELIFNIKKNTSKPIIAKLSPNVSDIKKMALSVQSAGAEIVTIANTFMGMAIDIDKQLPRLGNNIGGLSGPAIRPIVVRMIWEIAQVIDIPIIGVGGVCCAEDAIEMFLVGASAVQVGSANFSNPYMMLEIITGIKRYLKEQKHNSIQDIIGLIKD; via the coding sequence ATGACTAAAGAAGTGAGTTTAGAAATCGATTTAGGTCACCTACATTTAAAAAATCCAATTATGCCTGCCTCAGGTACCTTTGATGTGAGGTGTACTTTATTAAATGAAAACGAACTTAACAGGTTAGGAGCAGTAGTAGTTAAAAGTATTGCTTTCAAAGAAAGAGAAGGAAATTCTGAGCCAAGGACTTGTGAAACTGATTGTGGATTATTGAACGCGGTCGGTGTACCTTCTAAGGGCGTAGAATATTTCATAAAAGAAGAATTGCCTTTATTAAAAAAAGCAAACAATATTATTATTGTTAGCCTTCTGGGAAATTCTGTTGAGGATTTTTGTAACTTAGCAGAATATCTTAATAAAATCGAAGAAATTTCAGCATTAGAAATAAATCTTTCTTGTCCTAATCTAAATAACGGGATTCCTTTTGGTGTTAATGAAGATAAATTATACGAATTAATTTTTAATATAAAGAAAAACACATCAAAACCAATTATTGCCAAATTATCACCAAATGTTTCCGATATAAAAAAAATGGCTTTATCTGTACAAAGCGCCGGTGCAGAAATAGTAACTATTGCTAATACTTTCATGGGTATGGCAATAGATATTGACAAGCAATTACCACGCTTGGGAAACAACATTGGAGGATTATCCGGGCCGGCAATAAGACCAATAGTGGTTAGAATGATATGGGAAATTGCCCAGGTTATCGATATACCGATTATAGGAGTAGGCGGAGTTTGTTGTGCTGAGGATGCAATTGAAATGTTTCTTGTCGGTGCGAGCGCAGTACAGGTAGGTTCAGCTAATTTTAGCAACCCTTATATGATGTTAGAAATTATTACAGGGATTAAGAGATATTTAAAAGAACAAAAACATAATTCTATTCAAGATATAATTGGTTTGATAAAAGATTAA
- a CDS encoding branched-chain amino acid ABC transporter permease, protein MGLQMLVNAILLGGLYALMGIGFSLQWGISGIINLSYGAMVILGSYISLEIFNFFHIDPFISMIMSGAILFVIGAIIYRGFLQPFLKGGIVFTLILTFAVRLIVENIILKVWSADYRTIRLAYAGSNFQFGDVYVSLTKFLTFITAGILIYLTYLFMMKTKTGKGIQAVALDKEGAQAVGIDVEKMYMINFALGTALAGLTGSLWASIYSFSPHLLGPLVGKVFIIAILGGLGNIWGAAAGGLLLGFAETAGAAYLGSQWQEAIGMVIMVSVLLWRPYGLMGKKFFG, encoded by the coding sequence ATGGGATTACAGATGTTAGTAAACGCTATTTTATTGGGCGGATTGTATGCCTTAATGGGTATAGGTTTTTCCTTGCAATGGGGCATTAGCGGAATAATTAATTTATCTTATGGAGCAATGGTTATTTTAGGTTCTTATATTTCCCTGGAAATTTTTAATTTTTTCCATATAGACCCGTTTATTAGTATGATAATGTCCGGGGCTATTCTTTTCGTAATAGGAGCAATAATATACCGTGGATTCTTGCAACCCTTTCTGAAAGGCGGAATAGTTTTTACTCTTATTTTAACCTTTGCAGTTAGATTAATTGTAGAAAATATTATATTGAAAGTATGGTCTGCTGATTATCGTACTATACGCCTTGCCTATGCCGGCAGTAATTTTCAATTCGGTGATGTTTATGTTTCCTTAACTAAATTTTTAACTTTTATTACTGCAGGAATATTGATCTATTTAACTTATCTTTTTATGATGAAGACAAAAACCGGAAAGGGTATACAGGCAGTTGCTTTAGACAAAGAAGGCGCACAGGCAGTAGGGATAGATGTGGAAAAAATGTATATGATTAATTTTGCCTTAGGAACTGCTTTAGCAGGGTTAACCGGCTCGCTTTGGGCGAGTATCTATAGTTTTTCTCCTCATCTTCTAGGACCACTCGTAGGAAAAGTGTTCATTATTGCAATATTGGGCGGCTTGGGAAATATTTGGGGCGCAGCTGCTGGGGGTTTGCTTTTGGGATTTGCGGAGACTGCGGGAGCAGCTTATCTTGGCTCACAATGGCAAGAAGCTATCGGTATGGTAATTATGGTTTCCGTCTTGCTCTGGAGACCTTATGGGCTTATGGGAAAAAAGTTTTTTGGTTAA
- a CDS encoding branched-chain amino acid ABC transporter permease, whose product MSNNKKVNIFLLTIAVVLFTFLPRFLSGYSVRVITTIFMYAVIAQGMNLMSGYMGYLPFGNAMFFGIGAYVTAIGMSKGLPFLVVIPLAAITAILFSILLGLPVLRLRGHYFAIATIGMSAAILSVVQNATEITGGAMGTTLPIIDKAPGVVYNYFYLAMFGLMVITTLSLHFIIKSRFGFGIRSIKANEEAANSMGINTTYHKVVAWAISAFFISIAGALYAYWMSFIAPDEVFDVMIAVNTIVIMLIGGAGSILGPIIGAFIIELFAEVTWSAFLEYHLAALGIIIIIIVFFVPKGVTGTVGDFVKRRKLRAGKKVSI is encoded by the coding sequence GTGTCAAATAATAAAAAAGTAAATATTTTCTTATTAACAATAGCAGTAGTTTTATTTACCTTTTTACCGCGTTTTTTATCAGGCTATTCGGTTCGGGTGATTACTACCATTTTTATGTATGCGGTAATTGCCCAGGGAATGAATCTTATGTCCGGTTATATGGGTTATTTACCTTTCGGTAATGCTATGTTTTTTGGGATAGGAGCTTATGTTACGGCAATCGGTATGAGTAAGGGGCTGCCTTTTTTAGTCGTCATCCCCTTAGCTGCCATTACTGCAATTTTATTTAGTATTTTACTGGGACTTCCGGTACTTAGGCTTCGAGGTCATTATTTTGCTATTGCTACCATTGGCATGAGCGCAGCAATTTTATCGGTAGTGCAAAATGCAACTGAAATAACCGGAGGGGCTATGGGGACTACTTTACCCATTATAGATAAGGCCCCGGGTGTAGTATACAATTACTTCTATTTGGCCATGTTTGGTTTAATGGTAATTACTACTTTGAGCTTACATTTTATAATAAAATCAAGGTTTGGCTTTGGAATTCGAAGTATAAAAGCGAATGAAGAAGCAGCAAATTCTATGGGAATTAATACTACTTATCATAAAGTAGTTGCCTGGGCTATAAGTGCTTTTTTTATCAGTATAGCCGGCGCTCTTTATGCATACTGGATGTCATTTATCGCTCCTGATGAAGTTTTTGATGTAATGATTGCCGTAAATACTATTGTTATTATGTTGATTGGAGGAGCCGGGAGTATTTTAGGCCCCATAATTGGTGCCTTTATAATTGAACTGTTTGCAGAAGTAACTTGGAGTGCTTTTCTCGAATATCATCTTGCCGCATTAGGAATTATCATTATTATCATAGTATTTTTTGTTCCAAAAGGAGTAACCGGTACTGTCGGTGATTTTGTAAAAAGAAGAAAGTTAAGAGCAGGGAAGAAGGTGAGTATTTAA
- a CDS encoding ABC transporter ATP-binding protein translates to MGENNTILKIKNLSKHFGALKAVDEVSFEVKKSEILGLIGPNGAGKTTLTNLATGAFPKTGGKVIFKDLDISNLKSYQIARMGLTRTYQVVKPLMGMTVEENILVGSLYGRDKRNTDMKNASKRAKEIIELVGLECKKDFMVSDITLPDLKKMEFARVLAMEPEVVFLDEVMAGLNPTEVEEASILVKKVRLEKDLTIVYIEHIMKAVMGISDRIVVLHHGRKIVEGTPQEVVNDPAVVEAYLGKRYAKGIKEVNNEG, encoded by the coding sequence GTGGGAGAAAACAATACAATCTTAAAAATAAAAAATCTGAGTAAACATTTTGGAGCTTTAAAGGCAGTAGATGAGGTTAGCTTTGAAGTAAAAAAGAGTGAGATACTTGGGTTAATTGGTCCCAATGGTGCTGGAAAAACCACCCTTACTAATCTTGCTACCGGTGCTTTCCCCAAAACTGGCGGAAAAGTAATTTTTAAAGATTTAGATATAAGTAATTTAAAATCTTACCAGATAGCAAGGATGGGATTAACCCGCACCTATCAGGTTGTAAAACCTTTAATGGGAATGACTGTAGAAGAAAACATTTTGGTCGGTTCCCTTTATGGAAGAGATAAGAGAAATACTGATATGAAAAATGCATCTAAAAGAGCTAAAGAAATAATAGAATTAGTAGGCTTGGAGTGCAAAAAAGATTTTATGGTAAGCGATATTACCTTACCTGATCTAAAGAAAATGGAATTTGCCAGGGTATTAGCCATGGAACCCGAAGTTGTATTTTTAGATGAGGTTATGGCCGGTTTAAATCCGACAGAAGTTGAAGAAGCAAGTATTTTAGTAAAAAAAGTCAGGCTAGAAAAAGATTTAACTATAGTATATATTGAACATATTATGAAGGCAGTTATGGGAATTTCTGATAGAATTGTAGTTTTGCACCACGGCAGAAAGATAGTAGAAGGTACTCCTCAAGAAGTAGTAAACGATCCAGCAGTTGTTGAAGCTTATCTGGGCAAGAGATATGCTAAAGGGATTAAGGAGGTAAACAATGAAGGATAA
- a CDS encoding ABC transporter ATP-binding protein, with the protein MKDNSLLKVSHLEAGYGAIQVLWDINLEVKEKEVVCVIGANGAGKSTLLKNIVGIIPSSKGEIFYSGNNITKIASPERIKMGLGFAPEGRHLFFGLTVEDNLLMGAFQRKYNKSVKEDLDFVYTLFKPLKGYRKKLAGNLSGGEQQMCAIGRALMSRPKLLIIDELSLGLAPIIVDDLIEIIGKLRKEREVSILLVEQDVKVALDVADRGYVLEAGAVSVQDDTDKLAKNEHIKAAYLGI; encoded by the coding sequence ATGAAGGATAATTCATTATTAAAAGTTTCTCATCTTGAAGCAGGTTATGGTGCAATTCAAGTTTTATGGGATATTAATCTTGAAGTAAAAGAGAAAGAAGTTGTATGTGTCATCGGCGCAAACGGAGCAGGAAAGAGTACACTATTAAAGAATATTGTAGGAATTATTCCCTCTTCCAAAGGAGAAATATTTTACTCAGGCAATAATATAACCAAAATAGCTTCTCCGGAAAGAATAAAAATGGGACTCGGTTTTGCTCCCGAGGGAAGACATTTGTTTTTTGGATTGACAGTAGAAGACAATCTTTTAATGGGTGCTTTTCAAAGGAAGTATAATAAAAGTGTAAAAGAAGATTTAGATTTTGTATACACACTCTTTAAACCGCTAAAAGGGTATAGAAAAAAACTTGCTGGGAATTTATCAGGTGGTGAACAGCAGATGTGTGCTATCGGAAGAGCCTTAATGTCTCGGCCCAAATTACTTATTATTGACGAATTGTCTTTGGGTTTGGCTCCGATTATCGTAGATGATTTAATAGAAATTATTGGTAAATTAAGAAAAGAAAGAGAAGTTAGTATACTATTAGTTGAACAAGACGTAAAAGTAGCTTTAGATGTTGCGGACAGAGGATATGTTTTAGAAGCGGGAGCAGTCTCCGTTCAAGATGATACTGATAAATTAGCCAAAAATGAACATATAAAAGCTGCCTATTTAGGAATATAA